Sequence from the Kogia breviceps isolate mKogBre1 chromosome X, mKogBre1 haplotype 1, whole genome shotgun sequence genome:
TgcctacagaaatggaaacgtTTGCACTGGGCACACTCCTGTCATATTCTGAGAAGCCACCTACATAAATAGGAGTGTGTGTGGCTTGAGCACTAGAAGAGCCACAAAGTACATATGTACATATCAACTTTATTTTACAATTGCAGACTTTGCATCCTTTTGCTTTGACCCAAAGATACATTTTTAGAGAGACGGTGGTTCTAAAAACTTCTTTGCATTCCGTCAGGTTCACTTAAAGCGGTCAAGTTTACCACtcgtttttttcccccccagctTTCATATTTCTATCAGCCAGTGCAGATTAGAACATTTCAtagatacttttattatttatttaagtatGGCTTCCATGTTAGAGTAACTATCTTTCCCTGATTTTCTGGAACATTCCAGATTTGAAATTTTGTCCCAGTGTTAGGTTGTCATTGCAAATTTGGTTGGAAGCGTTGGCTCCCGTAGAGGTGATGCACGAAGCTCTCTGCTTTACGTTAACGGACCTGCATTTACTTGTGAGGATCATTAActgttcctttttataattttgcaAATACTTCACTAAACGCTCTGTCACCCTGAAGGGAATTCTAGAGAGATGGTGTCTttggtttgtatattttgacaTCGAGTCAAAGCAGATCTCTCTTTTCATCAAACAATTTAATTGTGGTATTATTAATTCCTTTCCTCGTATGCAATTAGATAGTCCCTAAGTAGGTATTACCCAGGAACCTGCCCAACATTCTCTCTGTTCTTCTATTTGGGAGGAAGTATTTGAATTCTAGAAACATCATGAAGAGCATTTGTGTTGACACAATAGAATCCACTCCCACCCCATTTCTAGCCCAAATGGCGTAAGCCAAAATGAAATATGTAGGATTCCTGGAAAAAAGCATCAGATAACCAAACACTATGagcaaaaaattaatttattatatatattctctaATAATTCATAATagctttttgaattttaaatgtctttttgctATTTCCAATGCTTAAAAACCATAGTTTTAAAACATAAGTACTGTTTTATACAcgttgtgatttttcttttttcttttcttttcttttcttttttacttctaaATATGAATGATATGGTCTCCAAGTATCCACTTGGAGGGAAAGGGGATAGGATTCATTGTTTTGCTCCAACACAGCAGAATTTAGAGTTTCACATCACATACCTGGAGTTTCGACTATATGAAAAATAGCCAAATATCACCACTTTCTTCtatatttcttttacatgtatatatatgtataatataaacaGAATACATCTGGATCAGTACATGTCAACTTTTCATCAATGTGACTTTTATCTCCTGtttcatataaaataacaaaatatacagagagaagaaaggagacatCTGTTCTTCGTACacataaagtaaataaaagttcATGTATGGCTTTGCAAAGGTAGATTATGACGTGATtttcatactttatttatttaaaagcatcTTGAGAGAACGTGTCAGTGTGCTTACGAGAGCGGCCATGGTGGTTGAATGTCGCATTGAGAGTCCAACAGTGGGATCCCCAGTGGTCTTTCCAGTGGCTGCCTCGGCAGCTTTCAGGAGACAGATGTAGTTTATGACCACTTCATCGATCTTCGCTACAATTTCCTGCCGCTGTGTTTCTGAGTTCACAACTTTAACTAATCGCATGCAGGCCTCTGTTAGGCAACAGAGCACTTGAAAGCTGCAAGTCATGGCGAGGAGCATCTCCTCTGGACTTTTCTCGGCCATTGCCATTTTCCTGCAGGCACTTCCCAACTGCCTGGACTCAATGGATAACAGCTGCTTGTACTGAGAAAGCGTTAGGTCATACGCGTCAAGGCGGGactcctctttcttccccttggTTGCCCTCACAAGGCAGAGCAGCTCATTGGCATCATTTTGGGCTGCGAGGAACCCATCGGGCATTGCATATGTGCTCTCCTTAAGGGCATTTATCCTTGCAATCCGGGCATCAAAAGCCAGGTTGCTGAAGTCCACGTCATCTGGGCCACTCAGGTCTTCAGCCCAGACCTTCAGAACGGAACCTCTGGACAGCTCCCCTCTTTGCTTCTGAATTCCAACAGCCAGGGGTGGGCTGCTTGGGTCTGGCATGGCTTGAGTCATCTGTGGtcgaaagaggcaagagacttggaaggtggcctctccctcctcctcctcttcgtcACCATCTTCATCCTGCCCTCGGTTCAGGAAGCAGTAGCTGAAAGGTCCCCGGCATCTCCAGTTGCTGCCTTCCAGCTTCCGCAAGGGCAATGTCCTATACAGCTTTGAGTTTTTGTGAGCCGCTGGGGACCTTTTGTGAACTTTCCCCTCAGAGCTAAAGTGCATCGAGCTTTGGGAAAAACTTTTGGTGAGCTTCCTCCCTAGGGGGAGTTCTGCTCGCCTTTCTGAACTGGCCTCCTGTGCTTCTGTGATACCTGGACACTTTAAGCTGACTGCACCTTTGCTTCTCTCCCGGAAGGTCTCCAAACTTACAGATCCCGAGAGGATACTGCTGCTACGTCTCAGAGCCCTCTGGCTGGGGGGTGTCCTGAGGCTCCCCCCTCTCAGATCCAGTGGCCACCAGCTCACAGCCTCCCCGTAGGCCTCGTTTGCTTGGGAGAAATCATTAGGCTCTTGATTTGGAATTGGCACCTTTGATTCCGAGTGAATGTTGGATGGTAGCAGGGTGGGGTCAGCTTCAGGATGTTGAGACCAAGCTGAAGGCATGCCTCCTCGTCTCTCCTTCCCAGGCTCTGTCAAAGCTACACTAGGGGTAGTAGGAAAACAGAGAGAATCATTAAGCAcctcatggggggggggggtcatttTTACTAAATCTCTATGTGATGTCTGTCATCTCCCAAGGATGTACTCCAGAAGAGCTGCCATCTGCCAGGGTTGACCTGCTTTCCAAAGACGGCCTCCTGAAATCTTTTAATAgatttcaattttaatatattttaagaaatactagAATCTCTTATTCCTGAAACTACTGCTTCATTTGGCATTGTCgagaaatcagaaatattttgaGGGACACAGTGGACTTTTATGAATTGCCTTGTTCCCCATATTTATCTACTAAAGCTTAGACATATAATGAGCAAACACACATCTTACACATAGATTATTCGAACATATCTATGACATTTAAGTTCCATTTCAAGGAGTCAGGTTAATCCTGGCATCGGTTACCTTCCTAAAAAGAAGTGGCCTACTTTAATTAATGCAAATTAGGTATATTCACCTTTTAAAGAGGACCCCATGAGGTTTGCCTGGTACAGGGTTTGAAGTTGAGACACCGGGAAAGTCCCAGAAAAGGTGTCATGTGAGGACAATGATCTCCACCTCACAGAATTCTTgtgagaggcaagagggaagttAGGTGAAAGCTCTTCGTAAACTGCAAAGTGTCCTTTAATGAGCTGAGAGGCAAAGATGCTAGTTGGGAGATGAGTTTAGTAACATTCATAGATGGGTTTCCCAAGGCAGGTGAAGCCAGTGGTGAGTTTTGAGAAAGGAGATAACCTTAAAACGGCGGGAATGGAAATTGACCGATATAAGGTCTCACTAACATCTActgacctatatggaaaagacACTACTGAGGATATAATTTGAAATGGGAAGGTATGAAGTAGTGTCTGCTTTTGCCACACGATGGCCGGCCACGTGGACCTGGGAGACGGACAGGTGCCCACTGGGTGGCAGAACGGTGAAGGCGGGCACCGAAGGTGGCTGTGTTCGTGTTTCTGCCTGGCgtctatattttattatttgggggaaaataaagcAGCTCATCGTGCATCCCCCGCAAACCTTTTAGACACTGCGGTAGGCCAGACACTTCAGAATCCTCGCCTAGGAGAGTCTTACGGAGCAGGGAGGGCTCTGGAAGTATTGCTGAGAGGCAAAGGATCTTCTCCAATCTCTCCCGCGTCCCAGATCCCCTGCTCTattgtccttccttgcctctcaaAAAGGAAATGGCAAAATGAGAAATTCAATGTCTCGAGAAGGAAATCAAACTTCTGCGATTCTAGGCAATACGATCTTATACCTAAAAGTTGCACTGGGCGCTGCTGAAAGTCTACATTTAGAATTTAGGGGAAAAATGTTGCTCCATCAAATTCTAAAAGCAAGACAGAGCAGGAAGCTAAAGGTCAAAAACGCCATTTCCACTACCGGCCAGGCCTAGAAACTTCAGTATTTATTCAACACTGGGGGAACAATGATTGACACTTAACCTGGCCACAGTTCTGCAGCCTTTTTAAAacacccttttccttttcttccagacTTTCTATTCTTAGGCTTGTTGTAAATTTGGTTTACGTGCTCCTGGCGGGTAACGCAGAGCGCTACATCCATCATTGCTGTACCTGTGGTTTCCTTAATCTTGGGGAGTCGATGACATCCGTCTCTCAAAGTGCCAAACAGGGGTTCGGCATTAATGGCCGTGTGCAGGGCAGGCAGTGTCATCCGCGGACACATCCCTTCTGTCTGTGGGTGTAATTCCTTAAAGGCGGCTCCGTGGTTGGGAAGGCCGGTGGCTCTCTCCTCCGAAGGACTGTAACTCACGCCTTTCCCGGAAGCCTCAGGAGTCAGGTGCTTCCCCACGGAGGGACAGAGCGGGGACTCCACCGGGGTGGCACAAGTGCTGCTACCCGTGCCGCAGCCTGCGTCCACCGAGGAGCCCTGAGAGCTCTGCAGAGAAAAATGGCCCTCGCTCTGCAACGACGACATCCGCTTGGCCAAGTGGTAGTCACAAAGGCGGCCCACGCCCTCCTCCGCCTCGGGGAGCTTGGAAGGACGGTCACAGGTGGACGGGTCGGCATCGTCCGGGTTACCTAGGTCTTTGGCTGAAGACACACAGCTCACCTCTGTTAAGAAGTGGTCCCGCTGGCCAAGTCCTGAGACCTCGATGGCTTCTCCATCAGGAGCTCCATCATCCTTCCCCTCGCTCTCCGCGGTTCCCACAGCCAAAGCTCTGGGAAAGGCTATCCCTGCTGCTGCTTCCAATCCACTCTTTTCAGCCATAGGCCCCTCAGCGGCCACATACCATCTTTGGCTGTCCTTGCGAAAGGCAGTTCTCTCCAGGTTCAAAGTGCTCAGGTGTTGACTGTCCCTTGAAGACACACTAGCAAATTTACCTTTGGCGTCCTCCTCCACCTCTGCCGTTTTGGTCCCCTGCTGTTTTTTCCCTGGCGTGCTCCCATTATGGGgtgctctcccctccccatcgGCCGGCTGGCTTTTCCTTTTGCTGGTGCAGGAATATGCCATGGGCCCGATGTGCAGTTTGCCGAAGTAGTCAGTGACTGACTTAGTCTCCATGGTTTCGGGCTCCATCTCCATGTGGTCCGAGTGAAGGATCTGCTTGGAAGGCACAAGTTTGGGCGGGGGGTCGCTCCCTGGGCGGGCAGTGAGGGCGTGGGAGGCCTTTGGAGGCAAGGCCCCAGCTGGGCTTTTGGAGGTGGGGAACTCTGTCTGCTCTTCCGCAAGGGGGTGGTAGCCTTCGTGAGTGGCCAAGAACATGCGGGAGAGGTTTTCTGACTGCTTCTGGGCCGTGGCCAGTTCAGAACTCTCCGTCATTTCAGAAGAGTTAGTTTCATTGCCCGAGTCTGACGAGGACTCGGGACTATAGGCCCGCAAGATGGCTACACCTGCAGGCCGTAAAAAACAAGAGCCGGTTAATGGATGCATCACAGGCATTAGGAGACATGTAAGAAAATGGggctcattattattttttaaaaaaaaaaaaaaaacaaaaaaccaagtttTTCCCTTTTCAGTAAGGACTCTGAGTTTATTGCACAGTTGTTCCGGAAACGGGGGGAAAAAAACGTGCCACgcgttttaaaaaaagaaccaccaGGGACACCACACGCACCAAAACCCCACGATGGTAGTTTCAGCACGTTTAGGAAATGGGACATGCGTGACATGAAGGACACATGACAGGACTCCAAGGGCGGATGGCTTGAAAGGATGAAATGATATGGCTATCAGTGAATAAATGTAACAATCGTGAAAGAACCTGAATTGTCACTGGTCTGCTGATCTTCTGACACGGACAGAGCTTCTAGAGTGTCCAGCGTGGAAACGACGGCGTTATCCAGGCCCTTCTCACACTTGCCCTCGGCGCTGGTCGGCACAGTGTCGATAAGGGACACGGGGATCTCGTCGTTCTGCAGGGGGCCGCCTGCCTCCTTGCCCTCTAGGAAGGAAGCGGCCTGGCTCTGAGAGTCCTCCTCGTCGGAACTATCTCTGAAGCCAGGTGGAGGCGCGGCGATAGCCATGTTCAAGGAGCGCAACAGGAAGTCATCCTCGTGGCCGTCCCCTTCGGGCGGGGGCAGGGACGTGAGGTCAATGATGTCATCGCTTGACCCAGACAGGTTGAGGATGGCCGGCTGGTTCATCTCTCCCACCACGAGGTCCTCCTCACAGCTCGCGTCGTCCTCGTCCTCCGCGTCATCGGTGTTCTCTGCGTAACAGATGTCGTGCAAGAGGGGCTCCTCTATGCCCTGGGCGGCCTCGAAGTTCTTCACGTCGCCTATGTTTGCATACACAGAATTGGCCACGAACTGGATGCCCTCTGCGTCTGGAGTGAGATCCAGGCTCTTCGTGTCGTTGGCACCACTGATGTAGAGATTCCTCTGCTTCTCCAGCAGTTCCGGACTCTGGTCCAGTAGTCTTTCATAGCCGAGAGTCGGGGCAGTGATGCCATCATCCAAGGCGAGGTCTCCAAAAATAAAGGACACTTTAGCTCCTCTTGGAGGCTCCTGTGCTTTCTTTAGAGCTTCTGGTCCTGAGAGAGTCAACAGGGACCGCTGAGCTAGACTTCTGTAGTCTGCCTTGCACGAAGCATCTCCCGGCTGGGCCAGCTGCTGGCTGAGTTCGTCTGAGTTATAGGCGTTGTCCATATACAGGTGCCGGTGGTGGTCTTTTGGACACAAGGTGCCATCTGGAATCTCAACTGCCTTCTGCTTTGCATCTATATATGTTATCTGCGCCTCTTGCTCCCCTTCGCCAATGAATGTGGCCACTTGGGGTATACAGTTCCAATCTGGGCCAAGGAGGTTatgctttcctttattttcagtTCCTAAAGAGAAAGAGTCATGCAAAGACACATTACTGTGCTGTCTGGTTTCTGGGGGGCCTTGTCTCTGTTTCTTAACTTAATGGCTTGTAGCACCACTTTTGTGAATACGGTTGTTATTCAGCTTTCCAAATACGGTAGCGGTCGATTTAGGCTTCAGGTGCAAGGATTTCTTGGTTAGGAGAATTGATACTGCGGAAAATAGAATTGCTATTTGATAAAGCAGAATACCATCCGAGAGTACGGAACTACAGCTTACTTCCATTTGATCTCTGATTCTAGCATTAAAAGGCCTCATTTATGTCTATAAATGGGAATATACTACAtgcctttaaaaatccttaaagGCGACAGTCCAATAGGCTGTTATTCCAGAAAACAGATTGCCCTTTTCTTTGTAAAGTGAGATCTAACATTTCCCGGTTTGCAGAGGGAGATGTTGGACTTTTTCCTCATTGAGTTAAGAGAAGGTCAAGGATCCTCACACTTTAGgaaattttaggaaatattttaggaaatattgTAATGATAaggtaataataaatatatacatataatgtatattaatgaaaactataatacTACATATTACAATGGTGGCGCCAAAACTTCTCTCTTTAGCCTTTTCCTGTCCTTGTGGGTGTGCATATTTTTTACGCATAAATGCCAGTACGCATGCCTGtaagcacacacgcacacacgggtGGGACGTAGAAGGTGGAGCATTCGCAGGTTACGTACCCTCTCTGCTCTTTCTACGCATAGTTAACACTTTGAGGAATTTCCATTTTTACTTGTATGGTGAAAACTCCTGAAGATTTGTTTGATGTTCTTCAAAATTGCAAAACTCTAATTTAAATATCattgttttgtttgctcttcaagGGTCTTCCAGTAGAGAATTCGGCTGTGGAGATTTTGCTCTGATATTTACCAGGACAGGGCAGTGAGTCATTGTGTCAATATTGCTTTGTCAATTCCAGAGGTGACATTTTGAGGAAATGTTAGGGTCACAAATTGTCCCATTTGCTTCCTCAAATTGCCCTCTGGCCCAAGTTTGAATAATACTGAAATCAGATATACAAGAGATACGGGAAAAAGAATCAGTTTCACTGAGGAGGTTTTGGCTCTCTCCCAAATATACAATGGACTCAATGCTGCACAATGTTCCGAGTCATTTTActccatacatatatttttatgaatagCAGGTAAAGATAAAAGTTTGAAGACACTGAGTTACACACCAGCCATACTTACGTGCTACCTTATAACAAATACACCTATCAGGGTTCGGCACTGTTTTATTAACAATGACATGGATTATGACTGGCTCtgtgtgagtgagtgagggagggagggagggagtgagtgtgtgtgtgtgtgtgtgtgcgtgtgtgtgtgtgtgtgtgtgtggagtgtggattgctgggaggagggagagtggTTCAACAAAGTTGTGAGACAGCTCTGGGTTGaaaccaggggttggcaaattttctctgtaaagggagggccagatggtaaatattttaggttttgtgggccaaCAGCTCAGTTgagcaactactcaactctgctgttgtaacaCAAAAGGAGCCATGGATGACACATAAGCAAGTGGATGTGCTGACTTGAATGgtgaccgccccccaccccccaccccgcaaaaGCtaagaatgtgactttatttggaaagagtctttgcagatataattaagaatcttgagatgaagTCACCCCGAATTATCTGTGTAGGGCCCTAAAATCCAATGGgaagtgcccttataagagaaaAGCAGGGGGAGATTTGGGCCacacagagaaggagggaagaccATGAGAAGACACAGGCAGAGACTAGAGTCACGCAGCTCCAAGGGATGCTGATGGCCACTGAGAACAGGAAGAGGCAAAGGAAGATTCTCCCAGGCACCTCTggagggagcgtggccctgccAATGCCTCGATTTTGGACGTCTAGCCCCCAAACTGTGAGAGAACAAGTTTCTGTTCTGCTGTCCCCAAGCTTGTGATACTTTGTTAAGGCTGCCCTAGGAACCCAATACAATGTACAAGTTTCAACGAAACTTTATTCACAAGAACAAGATTTGATCCATAGGCCATACTTTGCCCACCCCTGGTTTAGACCAACAAGAAATCTGAATAGGTCAGCAGGCTAAAAGCAAGTTAACA
This genomic interval carries:
- the FRMPD4 gene encoding FERM and PDZ domain-containing protein 4 isoform X1; its protein translation is MDVFSFVKIAKLSRSSSEMHPFTRVSSHRTKSSGWPPPSGTWGLNQVPPYGWEMTANRDGRDCFINHMTQAIPFDDPRLESCQIIPPAPRRVEMRRDPVLGFGFVAGSEKPVVVRSVTPGGPSEGKLIPGDQIVMINDEPVSAAPRERVIDLVRSCKESILLAVIQPYPSPKSAFISAAKKARLKSNPVKVRFSEEVIINGQVSETVKDNSLLFMPNVLKVYLENGQTKSFRFDCTTSIKDVILTLQEKLSIKGIEHFSLMLEQRMEGAGTKLLLLHEQETLTQVTQRPSSHKMRCLFRISFVPKDPIDLLRRDPVAFEYLYVQSCNDVVQERFGPELKYDIALRLAALQMYIATVTTKQTQKISLKYIEKEWGLETFLPSAVLQSMKEKNIKKALSHLVKANQNLVPPGKKLSALQAKVHYLKFLSDLRLYGGRVFKATLVQAEKRSEVTLLVGPRYGISHVINTKTNLVALLADFSHVNRIEMFTEEESLVRVELHVLDVKPITLLMESSDAMNLACLTAGYYRLLVDSRRSIFNMANKKSAGTQETGTENKGKHNLLGPDWNCIPQVATFIGEGEQEAQITYIDAKQKAVEIPDGTLCPKDHHRHLYMDNAYNSDELSQQLAQPGDASCKADYRSLAQRSLLTLSGPEALKKAQEPPRGAKVSFIFGDLALDDGITAPTLGYERLLDQSPELLEKQRNLYISGANDTKSLDLTPDAEGIQFVANSVYANIGDVKNFEAAQGIEEPLLHDICYAENTDDAEDEDDASCEEDLVVGEMNQPAILNLSGSSDDIIDLTSLPPPEGDGHEDDFLLRSLNMAIAAPPPGFRDSSDEEDSQSQAASFLEGKEAGGPLQNDEIPVSLIDTVPTSAEGKCEKGLDNAVVSTLDTLEALSVSEDQQTSDNSGVAILRAYSPESSSDSGNETNSSEMTESSELATAQKQSENLSRMFLATHEGYHPLAEEQTEFPTSKSPAGALPPKASHALTARPGSDPPPKLVPSKQILHSDHMEMEPETMETKSVTDYFGKLHIGPMAYSCTSKRKSQPADGEGRAPHNGSTPGKKQQGTKTAEVEEDAKGKFASVSSRDSQHLSTLNLERTAFRKDSQRWYVAAEGPMAEKSGLEAAAGIAFPRALAVGTAESEGKDDGAPDGEAIEVSGLGQRDHFLTEVSCVSSAKDLGNPDDADPSTCDRPSKLPEAEEGVGRLCDYHLAKRMSSLQSEGHFSLQSSQGSSVDAGCGTGSSTCATPVESPLCPSVGKHLTPEASGKGVSYSPSEERATGLPNHGAAFKELHPQTEGMCPRMTLPALHTAINAEPLFGTLRDGCHRLPKIKETTALTEPGKERRGGMPSAWSQHPEADPTLLPSNIHSESKVPIPNQEPNDFSQANEAYGEAVSWWPLDLRGGSLRTPPSQRALRRSSSILSGSVSLETFRERSKGAVSLKCPGITEAQEASSERRAELPLGRKLTKSFSQSSMHFSSEGKVHKRSPAAHKNSKLYRTLPLRKLEGSNWRCRGPFSYCFLNRGQDEDGDEEEEEGEATFQVSCLFRPQMTQAMPDPSSPPLAVGIQKQRGELSRGSVLKVWAEDLSGPDDVDFSNLAFDARIARINALKESTYAMPDGFLAAQNDANELLCLVRATKGKKEESRLDAYDLTLSQYKQLLSIESRQLGSACRKMAMAEKSPEEMLLAMTCSFQVLCCLTEACMRLVKVVNSETQRQEIVAKIDEVVINYICLLKAAEAATGKTTGDPTVGLSMRHSTTMAALVSTLTRSLKMLLNK
- the FRMPD4 gene encoding FERM and PDZ domain-containing protein 4 isoform X7, producing the protein MTANRDGRDCFINHMTQAIPFDDPRLESCQIIPPAPRRVEMRRDPVLGFGFVAGSEKPVVVRSVTPGGPSEGKLIPGDQIVMINDEPVSAAPRERVIDLVRSCKESILLAVIQPYPSPKSAFISAAKKARLKSNPVKVRFSEEVIINGQVSETVKDNSLLFMPNVLKVYLENGQTKSFRFDCTTSIKDVILTLQEKLSIKGIEHFSLMLEQRMEGAGTKLLLLHEQETLTQVTQRPSSHKMRCLFRISFVPKDPIDLLRRDPVAFEYLYVQSCNDVVQERFGPELKYDIALRLAALQMYIATVTTKQTQKISLKYIEKEWGLETFLPSAVLQSMKEKNIKKALSHLVKANQNLVPPGKKLSALQAKVHYLKFLSDLRLYGGRVFKATLVQAEKRSEVTLLVGPRYGISHVINTKTNLVALLADFSHVNRIEMFTEEESLVRVELHVLDVKPITLLMESSDAMNLACLTAGYYRLLVDSRRSIFNMANKKSAGTQETGTENKGKHNLLGPDWNCIPQVATFIGEGEQEAQITYIDAKQKAVEIPDGTLCPKDHHRHLYMDNAYNSDELSQQLAQPGDASCKADYRSLAQRSLLTLSGPEALKKAQEPPRGAKVSFIFGDLALDDGITAPTLGYERLLDQSPELLEKQRNLYISGANDTKSLDLTPDAEGIQFVANSVYANIGDVKNFEAAQGIEEPLLHDICYAENTDDAEDEDDASCEEDLVVGEMNQPAILNLSGSSDDIIDLTSLPPPEGDGHEDDFLLRSLNMAIAAPPPGFRDSSDEEDSQSQAASFLEGKEAGGPLQNDEIPVSLIDTVPTSAEGKCEKGLDNAVVSTLDTLEALSVSEDQQTSDNSGVAILRAYSPESSSDSGNETNSSEMTESSELATAQKQSENLSRMFLATHEGYHPLAEEQTEFPTSKSPAGALPPKASHALTARPGSDPPPKLVPSKQILHSDHMEMEPETMETKSVTDYFGKLHIGPMAYSCTSKRKSQPADGEGRAPHNGSTPGKKQQGTKTAEVEEDAKGKFASVSSRDSQHLSTLNLERTAFRKDSQRWYVAAEGPMAEKSGLEAAAGIAFPRALAVGTAESEGKDDGAPDGEAIEVSGLGQRDHFLTEVSCVSSAKDLGNPDDADPSTCDRPSKLPEAEEGVGRLCDYHLAKRMSSLQSEGHFSLQSSQGSSVDAGCGTGSSTCATPVESPLCPSVGKHLTPEASGKGVSYSPSEERATGLPNHGAAFKELHPQTEGMCPRMTLPALHTAINAEPLFGTLRDGCHRLPKIKETTALTEPGKERRGGMPSAWSQHPEADPTLLPSNIHSESKVPIPNQEPNDFSQANEAYGEAVSWWPLDLRGGSLRTPPSQRALRRSSSILSGSVSLETFRERSKGAVSLKCPGITEAQEASSERRAELPLGRKLTKSFSQSSMHFSSEGKVHKRSPAAHKNSKLYRTLPLRKLEGSNWRCRGPFSYCFLNRGQDEDGDEEEEEGEATFQVSCLFRPQMTQAMPDPSSPPLAVGIQKQRGELSRGSVLKVWAEDLSGPDDVDFSNLAFDARIARINALKESTYAMPDGFLAAQNDANELLCLVRATKGKKEESRLDAYDLTLSQYKQLLSIESRQLGSACRKMAMAEKSPEEMLLAMTCSFQVLCCLTEACMRLVKVVNSETQRQEIVAKIDEVVINYICLLKAAEAATGKTTGDPTVGLSMRHSTTMAALVSTLTRSLKMLLNK
- the FRMPD4 gene encoding FERM and PDZ domain-containing protein 4 isoform X2; the encoded protein is MAATWSLLCLRSSSEMHPFTRVSSHRTKSSGWPPPSGTWGLNQVPPYGWEMTANRDGRDCFINHMTQAIPFDDPRLESCQIIPPAPRRVEMRRDPVLGFGFVAGSEKPVVVRSVTPGGPSEGKLIPGDQIVMINDEPVSAAPRERVIDLVRSCKESILLAVIQPYPSPKSAFISAAKKARLKSNPVKVRFSEEVIINGQVSETVKDNSLLFMPNVLKVYLENGQTKSFRFDCTTSIKDVILTLQEKLSIKGIEHFSLMLEQRMEGAGTKLLLLHEQETLTQVTQRPSSHKMRCLFRISFVPKDPIDLLRRDPVAFEYLYVQSCNDVVQERFGPELKYDIALRLAALQMYIATVTTKQTQKISLKYIEKEWGLETFLPSAVLQSMKEKNIKKALSHLVKANQNLVPPGKKLSALQAKVHYLKFLSDLRLYGGRVFKATLVQAEKRSEVTLLVGPRYGISHVINTKTNLVALLADFSHVNRIEMFTEEESLVRVELHVLDVKPITLLMESSDAMNLACLTAGYYRLLVDSRRSIFNMANKKSAGTQETGTENKGKHNLLGPDWNCIPQVATFIGEGEQEAQITYIDAKQKAVEIPDGTLCPKDHHRHLYMDNAYNSDELSQQLAQPGDASCKADYRSLAQRSLLTLSGPEALKKAQEPPRGAKVSFIFGDLALDDGITAPTLGYERLLDQSPELLEKQRNLYISGANDTKSLDLTPDAEGIQFVANSVYANIGDVKNFEAAQGIEEPLLHDICYAENTDDAEDEDDASCEEDLVVGEMNQPAILNLSGSSDDIIDLTSLPPPEGDGHEDDFLLRSLNMAIAAPPPGFRDSSDEEDSQSQAASFLEGKEAGGPLQNDEIPVSLIDTVPTSAEGKCEKGLDNAVVSTLDTLEALSVSEDQQTSDNSGVAILRAYSPESSSDSGNETNSSEMTESSELATAQKQSENLSRMFLATHEGYHPLAEEQTEFPTSKSPAGALPPKASHALTARPGSDPPPKLVPSKQILHSDHMEMEPETMETKSVTDYFGKLHIGPMAYSCTSKRKSQPADGEGRAPHNGSTPGKKQQGTKTAEVEEDAKGKFASVSSRDSQHLSTLNLERTAFRKDSQRWYVAAEGPMAEKSGLEAAAGIAFPRALAVGTAESEGKDDGAPDGEAIEVSGLGQRDHFLTEVSCVSSAKDLGNPDDADPSTCDRPSKLPEAEEGVGRLCDYHLAKRMSSLQSEGHFSLQSSQGSSVDAGCGTGSSTCATPVESPLCPSVGKHLTPEASGKGVSYSPSEERATGLPNHGAAFKELHPQTEGMCPRMTLPALHTAINAEPLFGTLRDGCHRLPKIKETTALTEPGKERRGGMPSAWSQHPEADPTLLPSNIHSESKVPIPNQEPNDFSQANEAYGEAVSWWPLDLRGGSLRTPPSQRALRRSSSILSGSVSLETFRERSKGAVSLKCPGITEAQEASSERRAELPLGRKLTKSFSQSSMHFSSEGKVHKRSPAAHKNSKLYRTLPLRKLEGSNWRCRGPFSYCFLNRGQDEDGDEEEEEGEATFQVSCLFRPQMTQAMPDPSSPPLAVGIQKQRGELSRGSVLKVWAEDLSGPDDVDFSNLAFDARIARINALKESTYAMPDGFLAAQNDANELLCLVRATKGKKEESRLDAYDLTLSQYKQLLSIESRQLGSACRKMAMAEKSPEEMLLAMTCSFQVLCCLTEACMRLVKVVNSETQRQEIVAKIDEVVINYICLLKAAEAATGKTTGDPTVGLSMRHSTTMAALVSTLTRSLKMLLNK